One window of the Candidatus Chryseobacterium colombiense genome contains the following:
- a CDS encoding glycosyltransferase produces MENKIKIVQFVEAFGGGVYTYVKDLSNFLATHQSDINCEIHLIYSPNRVELDKELFHKEIHSDVFLYEIDMQRSINLKKDTIVIQKTRKILKKIKPDIIHLHSAKACVIGRVACLGLVSKNNVYYSPHGYSFVQQNISKAKVLFFKFIECAMPLLFGGTTVASGNTEFELSKKIGKSVLVRNGVDFDLPEKIFSPQVNSSLTIGTIGRLTPQKNPKAFNEIALKMPDVNFVWIGNGELIDEITAENITVTGWVRTREELLQKINSLDLYLQVSLWEGLPIAILEAMAMRKPLVVSNVIGNKDTVDNNYNGFVYDTIDEGIKKIKYFFDEKKRIEMGNNSYQKVFKEYNKKNNFLKLINIYKGIIK; encoded by the coding sequence TTGGAAAATAAAATTAAGATCGTTCAATTTGTAGAAGCTTTTGGGGGAGGGGTCTATACTTATGTGAAGGATTTGAGTAACTTCTTAGCAACGCATCAATCTGATATTAATTGTGAGATTCATTTAATTTATAGCCCAAATCGTGTAGAGCTTGATAAAGAATTATTTCATAAAGAAATTCATTCTGATGTTTTTCTCTATGAGATAGATATGCAGCGTTCCATAAATCTGAAGAAAGATACAATCGTTATTCAAAAGACAAGGAAGATCTTAAAAAAGATAAAACCTGATATTATTCATCTTCATTCTGCCAAAGCATGTGTTATCGGAAGGGTTGCGTGTTTGGGACTGGTATCAAAAAATAATGTTTATTATTCACCACACGGATATTCTTTTGTTCAGCAAAATATTTCAAAAGCTAAAGTTTTATTTTTCAAATTTATAGAATGTGCCATGCCTTTATTATTTGGTGGAACTACTGTAGCTTCTGGAAATACGGAATTTGAATTGTCAAAAAAAATAGGTAAGTCTGTATTGGTAAGAAATGGGGTCGATTTTGATCTGCCAGAAAAAATATTCTCTCCTCAGGTAAATTCTTCTTTAACCATAGGAACGATTGGCAGGCTGACTCCTCAGAAAAATCCAAAGGCCTTTAATGAAATTGCCTTAAAAATGCCTGATGTCAATTTCGTATGGATTGGAAACGGGGAGCTTATTGATGAAATTACTGCGGAAAACATAACTGTAACCGGCTGGGTCAGAACAAGAGAGGAACTTTTACAAAAAATCAATTCATTAGATCTTTATTTACAAGTTTCGTTATGGGAAGGATTACCCATCGCAATTTTAGAAGCCATGGCAATGAGAAAACCCCTGGTGGTAAGTAATGTCATAGGAAATAAAGATACAGTAGACAATAATTATAATGGTTTTGTTTATGATACAATTGACGAAGGGATAAAAAAAATTAAGTATTTTTTTGATGAAAAAAAAAGAATTGAAATGGGAAATAATTCATATCAAAAAGTATTTAAGGAATACAATAAAAAAAATAATTTTTTGAAGCTTATTAACATTTATAAAGGAATAATAAAATAA
- a CDS encoding exopolysaccharide biosynthesis polyprenyl glycosylphosphotransferase translates to MLVYFFKHLPKIFLIGDYIIINLFLILGKLYVLNSDKGDLVQSYITQFILLNISWFVITTMTKPYKCLKIKESSLHFNALTKSFILLALFSAIYFCLILPVKINYRNVILYFLLIGFFMTLTRFVLFLYRKKNRIKIGRKFYSLNTVLVGENKLSTSLLSNHDLRNSMGIRGTYTAGETETKNKYLGRIDKLFEDLENSKINNIIFCDSKIEVELYKQIVEVAEHKMIRIYMVPDFKYLNLGPHYYDVVHEIPFLKLIREPLANPKKQILKRTFDIVFSFFVIVFILSWLIPVIALIIKLESNESVFFKQKRSGLNNEPFDCIKFRSMTANENADLETTKKNDARVTKFGAFMRKTSIDELPQFINVFLGDMSIVGPRPHMLSQTETYSKITKKYMTRHIVKPGITGWAQVMGSRGEIFSHRDMEKRIEKDIWYIQNWSFFLDIKIIFLTLYNIVKGDEQAY, encoded by the coding sequence ATGCTAGTTTATTTTTTTAAACATTTACCCAAAATCTTTCTAATTGGGGATTATATTATTATCAATCTTTTTTTGATTCTGGGGAAATTATATGTTTTAAACTCAGATAAAGGAGATTTGGTTCAAAGCTATATTACTCAATTTATTCTTTTAAATATTTCTTGGTTTGTTATTACAACAATGACTAAACCATATAAATGTCTTAAAATAAAAGAATCTTCGCTGCATTTTAACGCATTGACAAAATCTTTTATTTTACTAGCCTTATTTTCGGCAATATACTTTTGTCTTATTCTGCCAGTAAAAATTAATTATAGAAATGTAATCCTTTATTTTCTATTAATTGGTTTCTTTATGACACTTACAAGATTTGTTTTGTTTTTATATAGAAAAAAAAATAGAATTAAAATTGGGCGAAAATTCTATTCTTTGAATACAGTGCTTGTTGGAGAGAATAAATTGTCGACCTCCTTGTTATCAAATCATGATCTGAGGAATTCTATGGGAATAAGAGGTACTTATACTGCTGGAGAAACAGAAACTAAAAATAAATATTTAGGGAGAATAGATAAACTATTTGAAGATTTAGAAAATTCTAAAATTAATAATATTATTTTTTGCGATAGTAAGATTGAAGTTGAATTATACAAACAGATTGTTGAGGTTGCTGAACATAAAATGATCAGAATTTATATGGTTCCTGATTTTAAATATCTGAATCTTGGACCGCATTATTATGATGTCGTTCACGAGATTCCTTTCTTAAAACTAATAAGAGAGCCATTAGCAAATCCCAAAAAACAAATACTGAAAAGAACATTTGATATTGTCTTTTCTTTCTTTGTCATCGTATTTATTCTGTCTTGGCTTATTCCTGTTATTGCTTTAATTATAAAACTCGAGAGTAACGAATCTGTATTTTTCAAGCAGAAAAGATCAGGGTTGAATAATGAACCCTTTGATTGTATTAAATTCAGAAGTATGACGGCAAATGAAAATGCAGATTTGGAAACGACTAAAAAGAATGATGCAAGAGTAACAAAATTTGGGGCATTTATGAGAAAAACGAGTATAGACGAATTGCCGCAGTTTATTAATGTTTTTCTTGGTGATATGTCGATTGTCGGTCCGAGGCCGCATATGTTGTCACAGACGGAAACATATTCAAAGATCACTAAAAAATATATGACCCGCCATATTGTAAAACCCGGAATTACGGGGTGGGCACAAGTAATGGGTTCCAGAGGAGAAATATTTTCTCACAGAGATATGGAAAAGCGTATTGAAAAAGACATTTGGTATATTCAGAACTGGTCTTTTTTCCTGGATATTAAAATCATTTTTCTTACCTTATATAATATAGTAAAAGGAGATGAGCAGGCTTATTGA
- the rfbC gene encoding dTDP-4-dehydrorhamnose 3,5-epimerase — translation MKIKSTSLKDCYIIEPTVFEDDRGYFYEKFNEQKFNEITGMNGHFVQDNISKSSYGVLRGLHLQKGDKAQAKLVSCLEGKVLDVAVDLREDSPTFGKWFSLELTAENKLQLYVPRGFGHGFSVLSETAVFSYKCDNFYDKESEGGVLWNDTDLSIDWQLPFEDIILSEKDKVQPVFSLKNF, via the coding sequence ATGAAAATAAAATCTACTTCACTTAAAGATTGCTATATTATAGAACCCACTGTTTTTGAAGATGACAGAGGATATTTTTACGAAAAATTCAACGAGCAAAAATTTAATGAGATTACAGGAATGAATGGTCATTTTGTACAAGATAATATTTCAAAATCCAGTTATGGTGTTCTTAGAGGACTACATTTACAGAAGGGAGACAAAGCTCAAGCTAAATTAGTCTCTTGCCTGGAGGGAAAAGTTCTTGATGTTGCAGTAGATTTACGTGAAGATTCTCCCACGTTTGGAAAATGGTTTTCGCTTGAATTGACTGCCGAAAATAAATTACAATTATATGTTCCTAGAGGATTTGGGCATGGTTTTTCTGTTTTGAGCGAAACAGCAGTGTTCTCTTATAAATGTGATAATTTTTATGATAAAGAATCCGAAGGTGGTGTTCTTTGGAATGATACTGATTTAAGTATTGATTGGCAGTTACCATTTGAAGATATTATTCTTTCAGAAAAAGATAAAGTTCAACCTGTGTTTTCTTTGAAAAATTTTTAA
- the rimO gene encoding 30S ribosomal protein S12 methylthiotransferase RimO: protein MRTKSVGKKKINVVTLGCSKNVYDSEVLMSQLKANGKEVVHEDKGDIVVINTCGFIDNAKEESINTILDYVDAKNRGEVEKVFVTGCLSERYKPDLIKEIPDVDQYFGTRDLPILLKHLGADYKHELVGERLTTTPKHYAYLKISEGCDRPCSFCAIPLMRGGHVSTPIEKLVNEAAKLAKKGTKELILIAQDLTYYGLDIYKKRALGDLLKELVKVEGIEWIRLHYAFPSGFPEDVLDIIREEPKVCNYIDIPLQHINSDLLKSMKRGTTHEKTDALLAKFREKVPDMAIRTTLIVGYPGETQERFQELKNWVREQKFDRLGCFTYSHEENTTAYVLEDDIPQEVKEARVEEIMELQSQISWEKNQEKIGKTFKCVFDRKEGNYFIGRTEYDSPDVDNTVLVSAEDTYISIGEFANVKITSAEEFDLYGELV from the coding sequence ATGCGAACAAAATCTGTAGGTAAAAAGAAAATTAATGTAGTCACATTGGGATGCTCCAAAAACGTGTACGATTCTGAAGTTCTAATGAGCCAGCTTAAAGCCAATGGTAAAGAAGTGGTACATGAGGATAAAGGAGATATTGTAGTGATTAATACCTGTGGATTTATCGATAATGCCAAGGAAGAATCTATCAATACTATTTTAGATTATGTAGATGCAAAAAACAGAGGAGAGGTTGAGAAAGTTTTCGTAACTGGATGTCTTTCCGAAAGATACAAACCAGATTTGATAAAAGAAATACCTGATGTAGATCAATATTTCGGAACCAGAGATCTTCCTATTCTTTTGAAACATTTGGGAGCAGATTATAAGCATGAATTAGTAGGAGAAAGATTGACGACTACTCCAAAACACTATGCTTACCTTAAAATATCAGAAGGTTGTGACAGACCTTGTTCGTTTTGTGCTATTCCATTGATGAGAGGAGGACATGTTTCTACTCCGATTGAGAAATTAGTAAATGAAGCAGCTAAACTTGCCAAAAAAGGAACCAAAGAATTAATCCTTATTGCTCAGGATCTTACGTACTACGGATTAGATATTTATAAAAAGAGAGCTTTGGGAGATCTTCTGAAAGAATTGGTAAAGGTTGAAGGAATCGAATGGATCAGATTACATTATGCATTTCCAAGTGGATTCCCGGAAGATGTATTAGATATTATCAGAGAAGAGCCTAAGGTTTGTAACTATATTGATATTCCCTTACAGCATATCAATTCCGATCTTCTTAAATCGATGAAAAGAGGAACAACTCATGAAAAAACGGATGCTTTATTGGCTAAGTTCAGAGAGAAGGTTCCTGATATGGCCATCAGAACTACGCTTATTGTAGGGTATCCCGGAGAAACACAAGAAAGATTTCAGGAGCTTAAAAACTGGGTAAGAGAACAGAAATTTGACCGATTAGGCTGCTTTACTTATTCGCATGAAGAAAACACTACAGCTTACGTTTTGGAAGATGATATTCCACAGGAAGTAAAAGAAGCCAGAGTAGAGGAGATTATGGAGCTTCAGTCTCAGATTTCCTGGGAAAAGAATCAGGAGAAAATCGGAAAGACTTTTAAATGTGTCTTTGACAGGAAAGAAGGTAACTATTTTATCGGGAGAACAGAATATGATTCTCCGGATGTAGATAATACCGTTTTAGTATCTGCAGAAGATACCTATATCTCTATCGGGGAATTCGCCAATGTAAAAATTACCTCAGCTGAAGAGTTTGATCTGTACGGAGAACTTGTATAG